A region of Micromonospora chokoriensis DNA encodes the following proteins:
- a CDS encoding GNAT family N-acetyltransferase, with the protein MFRAAGPDDLTQIIHLYRQLNPDDPVLDDGSDRAAYQRILDTPGLSLFVLDLDGVVVATTYLNVIPNLSRSASPYAVIENVVVEESRRGTGLGRQIMAGTLQAAWDAGCYKAMLMTGSRTPATHAFYRACGFAPDVKTAYLARPPASDG; encoded by the coding sequence GTGTTCCGTGCGGCAGGACCTGACGACCTCACGCAGATCATCCACCTCTACCGGCAGCTGAACCCGGACGATCCGGTGCTGGACGACGGCTCCGACCGGGCGGCCTACCAGCGGATCCTCGACACCCCCGGGCTGAGTCTGTTCGTCCTCGACCTGGACGGTGTCGTCGTCGCCACGACCTACCTCAACGTGATCCCCAACCTGAGTCGGTCGGCGTCGCCGTACGCCGTCATCGAGAACGTGGTCGTCGAGGAATCCCGGCGGGGCACCGGTTTGGGTCGGCAGATCATGGCCGGCACGCTCCAGGCCGCGTGGGACGCGGGCTGCTACAAGGCGATGCTGATGACCGGCTCGCGCACTCCCGCGACCCACGCGTTCTACCGCGCCTGCGGGTTCGCACCCGACGTCAAGACGGCGTACCTCGCTCGACCGCCGGCGTCGGACGGCTAG
- a CDS encoding NAD-dependent epimerase/dehydratase family protein, with protein MRILVVGGSGLIGAHVVEVLRQRGHATTAVARTSHPGVDHLLDVGSASPEDLRSLLAGHDGVVYATRTDEQRPLPKPIYPQFRRDNVDPVVRLFTAAREQGLTRGVVMGSYYTYFDRLHPQWRLPERHTYIRCRVEQAREGRAAAGPDLPVAVLELPFVFGRAGDRLPNWAGPLDRWARSRTPLVAPTGGSAAASARSVAEVAADALEQASGADIPVADENLTWPDMLARIAEAVGRRRRVARLPAGAARAALRLGGALQGLGGKESGVNPTYVADLLLTDLFIEPTTGRSLDVALRETFASRPTPAVERGTPS; from the coding sequence GTGCGGATACTCGTGGTGGGTGGCAGCGGCCTGATCGGTGCTCATGTGGTGGAGGTGCTGCGTCAGCGCGGTCACGCCACGACCGCTGTGGCGCGTACCTCGCATCCTGGTGTCGACCACCTGCTGGACGTCGGGTCCGCCTCCCCGGAGGACCTGAGGTCGTTGCTCGCCGGTCACGACGGCGTCGTGTACGCCACCCGGACCGACGAGCAGCGGCCGCTGCCCAAGCCGATCTACCCGCAGTTCCGCCGGGACAACGTCGACCCGGTGGTACGCCTGTTCACCGCCGCCCGCGAGCAGGGCCTCACCCGTGGGGTGGTGATGGGTTCGTACTACACCTACTTCGACAGGTTGCATCCGCAGTGGCGGCTGCCCGAGCGGCACACGTACATCCGGTGCCGTGTCGAGCAGGCCCGGGAGGGACGGGCGGCGGCCGGTCCGGATCTGCCGGTCGCCGTCCTCGAGCTGCCCTTCGTCTTCGGTCGGGCCGGCGACCGGCTGCCGAACTGGGCCGGTCCGCTGGACCGGTGGGCGCGCTCGCGTACACCTCTGGTCGCACCGACCGGCGGAAGCGCCGCGGCCTCGGCGCGCAGCGTGGCCGAGGTCGCGGCCGACGCTCTTGAGCAGGCCAGCGGGGCGGACATCCCGGTCGCCGACGAGAACCTCACCTGGCCCGACATGCTCGCGCGCATCGCCGAGGCGGTCGGTCGACGCCGCCGGGTCGCCCGGCTACCGGCCGGCGCGGCACGAGCCGCCCTGCGCCTCGGCGGCGCGTTGCAGGGCCTCGGGGGCAAGGAGTCGGGGGTCAACCCCACCTACGTCGCCGACCTGCTGCTCACCGACCTGTTCATCGAGCCGACGACCGGCCGGTCGCTGGACGTCGCGCTCCGCGAGACCTTCGCTAGCCGTCCGACGCCGGCGGTCGAGCGAGGTACGCCGTCTTGA